The genome window GACAAGGGTGGGGAAGAGCACTACAACACAATTTCAGCTTTTATAAAATCAATGCGCGGTTCCGACCCTGACGCAGCCTTGTACTATATGGCAAGAATGCTTGAAGGTGGAGAAGATCCTCTTTTCATTGCTCGGAGAATGGTTATTTTTGCTTCCGAAGACATTGGTAATGCAGATCCACATGCCTTACCACTGGCAACTGCTTGTTTTGAAGCATGTGAAAAAGTAGGTCTTCCTGAATGTCGCATTAATATGGCACAAACTGTAACTTATCTTGCAACAGCATCTAAATCTAATGCCTCTTACAATGCATTACTGAAAGCTGAAAAAGATGTAAAAGAAACGTTAAATGAGCCAATACCTCTGCACCTTAGAAATCCAGTAACGGATTTAATGAAAGAAAAAGGTTATGGAAAAGATTACAAATACCCGCATAATTTCGAAGACCATCATGTAAGAGGAGAAGACTATCTTCCCAAAAAATTGGAGGGGAAGAAGTACTATTATCCGACAAACCAAGGCAAAGAAAAAAACATAAGTAAAAGGCTGAAAGAACTCGAAGATAAGGAATAGAAAATCTGTTGAAAATAAAGTTGAATTATTACGCATAGTTTGTCATACTAAATCCAGAAATCATGGAAAACTACGGTTTCATTTTTAAAGTGCTTACTCTCTTAGTTATTGCTCTGGCTGGAGGAATTTACATTCAAAGAACAGTTGGTCTACAATCACCGCGAAGATTTAGAGAATTGGGAGAAGGAAACCAAAGTAAAGAATCACAAATAAACTGGAATGCTTACCCAAACCAAGAAGATATTTCCTTTTATACTTTCGAAGGAGAATTAACAGTAAGAGGTTATCTAGAAACAGAGCACAGAGCTTGTGCTTTCCAAAATATTGAAGAGTGTAGTGTAGATTATGCATTTTTTGTTACTACCAAAACTAATCACCCCGCTTTCTTTGACTGGCTTGAAGAAATGAAGGGCAATGCTTTTGTAAAAGAAAATGCAATAGGCTTAGGGTGCTACCAGAAAGACCAAGAGCGTATTTACTCTGTAAATTCAAGTGATGAGGGAGATATAGAAAATATAATTCAAGGGCAAGAGTTAAATAAATTGCTAGATAGCAGCAGTAACAATCAAGTAATATTAAGAATGGACAGGTTAAAACTTTTTGGCGGAACAGAAGCTCCTACCTGCTACAGCCACTTTCGAAACTTTGAAGTGCTCCAGTAATTCCCCTACCTTCTCAAGTATGTTTCTCATTAAGTTATAATATTAATAATTATGCGCACAGGAACTGCAAATTTACCGCTGCACGGAGGTAGAGCACCTCGTTGGCTGTTCAAAAAAATGGTTGAGTTGGGAAGAGAAATCTCAATTGCTGTAATAGATGAATACGGTCCAGAAGAATATTTGCAAAGATTGGCCGATCCTTACTGGTTTCAAGCCTTGGGATGTGTTTTGGGCTATGATTGGCACTCTTCTGGATTAACCACTGTAACAGGTGGCGCTTTAAAGGTAGCTTTAAAAGACTTGGAAAATGACACTGGAATTTTTGTCTGTGGTGGTAAGGGAGCAACATCTAGAAAAACACCGGATGAGATTACCTCCTTTTCTGAAAAATTCCAAATTAAAAAATCCAAATATCAGAATTTAATATATTCTTCAAAAATGAGTGCTAAGGTTGACAATACAGCACTGCAAGACGGCTATCAACTGTACCACCATAACTTCTTTTTTGATCTAAAAGGAAACTGGACAGTTGTCCAACAGGGAATGAACCAGACTAACGGAATGGCTAGACGTTACCATTGGTCTGGGCAAAACTTGGAAGAATTCACAGTGGAACCTCATACCGCTATTTGTTGCAATCAAAGGGACGAGGCTCTTAATCTTACCGACAAGAAAAGTATTGAAAATAAAAATTTCTCTGTGGAGCTTACTACAAATGCAAAAACCACCTGGAAAAACTTAAAGGAGGTTGAGGAACTAAACTTACCCCGCCACCATTGGGTTAATTCAAAAGAAAAATACACAACCAAGTATTTAGAGCACATACTCGGAGAACTAGAAGAAAAAAAACCGCGAAACTTTGAAGAAATGCTTGCTACACAAGGTGTGGGACCCAAAACAATTCGCGCGCTAAGCCTAGTTGGAGAATTAATCTATGGTAAAAAACCTTCTTATGAAGACCCAGCTCGCTACTCTTTTGCCCACGGTGGGAAAGATGGAATTCCTTTTCCAGTCGAAAAGAAAATTTACGACCAGTCTATTGAAATCTTAAGAAAAGGGATAAACAAAGCAAAAATTGAGCGAAGTGAAAAGAAACAAGCATTTAGAAGGTTGGGAATTTAAGCTTGGAGAAAGTGCACTTTCCTTTCTAAACAGGTGACGAAAACTCTAATGTACAATTATCTCACGCCAAGTAGGAAAAGTTTGTAAAAAGTAAAAAAAAAAAGGGCTGTTGCCCAAAACAACAGCCCATGTTGATCATTTAACTAAATTCAACAAGACAGTATAAAGTTGCCGATCTCATCTCTCTCCATTGTAAGTTCTCCGTCCGCTGCCCTTCTCCCCAATAAACAAAGAACTGCCTGTCGAACATCAATTGTCGCTCTCGAGAGCAAAGCGTTAAGTGATTGTTCTCCTCCTCCGTTTAAAGCTAACTCGCCGTAACTTTCCAAGAGTTGCAAGAAATGATCCGTTCTCTCCCTGCCAAAGTTCTCATCCAAACACTCAGCAAAAGTTGTAAAATCTTCCTGAAATGCTTGAAGTAGAATTTGCAGCCCTTGCTGGGAGGGAACATTCAGAGTTACCCAAGACTCCATAACCACCTCCTCTTGTATCGACAAACAAGCTGACAACTAGTAACCAAGTACGCTATTATAACACAAATATGAAAGGTTATTTAATACATTATGGTGAAATAGGAATAAAAGGCGAGAATCGCCCTTTTTTTGAAAATAAATTGGTTAAAAATATTACTAAAGTGACTGGCAATCTTGGGTTAAAACAGAAGCCAATAAAGAAACTTTACGGTAGATATTTTCTTGAAACATCAAAGCAGGCTTCTTCAAAACTAGAAGCAAAAATTGAAACTCGGTTAGCGCGTACCTTCGGAATAGCAAACTTTTCACCCGCTTTACTAGTAGATCGAGACATAGATAAATTAAAAGAAGTTGTGTGGGAAGAAGTAAAAAAACGCCAACCGTTCAAAACTTTCCGCATACGCGCCTCAAGAGTAGATAAAAGTTATCACCTGACATCTAGAGAGATAGAATTCAAAGTAGGTGGGTACGCTAAAGAAAAATCAGGTGCAGAAGTTGATTTGGAAACTGGTGATGTTACTTGTTATATTGAAATCCTCTCTAAAAAAGCTTTAATTTACTTTGAAAAATTAAATGGTCCTGGGGGACTACCTGTAACAACTGCTGGAAAAGTTGTAACACTTCTTTCTGGGGGAATTGATTCACCTGTAGCCGCATGGCAAATTGCAAAAAGAGGTGCAAAAAACGTATTTGTACACTTTCACAGTTATCCACAAACAAACAAAGCTTCCCAAGAAGTTGTACAGGCCTTAGCAAAAGAATTAACCAAATGGCAACTAAATAGCCATCTGTACATGGTTCCTCTATTAGATATTCAAAAGGAAATTGTTGCCCAGTGCCCAAAAAAATTAAGAGTCTTGCTTTATCGAAGAATGATGATTCGCTTAGCAGAGTTTATTACCAAAAATGAAAGTGCAAAAGCATTGGTAACTGGAGAAAGTCTTGGTCAGGTCGCTTCACAAACCTTAGAAAACATTCACGCGGTAAACTCCGTCGCTACATTACCTATACTTCGACCTTTGATTGGAATGGATAAGCAAGACATAGTAAATAAAGCAAAGGAAATTAAAACTTACGAAATCTCAATCCGTCCTTATCAAGACTGCTGTTCCCTCTTTGTTCCCGACTACCCTGAAACACGCGCAAAGACTACAGAACTAGAAAAAGCAGAAAGTATTCTAAACACAAAGAGCTTAATAAAGAAGGCATTAGAAAATACAAAAAAAGAAACTTTCAATTACCCTAACTAACCTTTGCAAAACCTATACCTAAAGCAATATTAAGTCCTAAGTTCTTAATATTCAGTTGTAAATCATATTTTGAAAGTAATTTGGAGAGAAAAGAAAAAGGAGCTGGGTCCTCTCAACACGTACGAATCAAAAATGTGTTGAGACTATCAGCTCCCTAGAAAAGCGCCTGGAGAGATTTGAACTCTCGACCTTCCTGAATATCACCTCAGGAATGCTCTATCCAACTGAGCTACAGGCGCGGAGGTA of Patescibacteria group bacterium contains these proteins:
- a CDS encoding DUF763 domain-containing protein; its protein translation is MRTGTANLPLHGGRAPRWLFKKMVELGREISIAVIDEYGPEEYLQRLADPYWFQALGCVLGYDWHSSGLTTVTGGALKVALKDLENDTGIFVCGGKGATSRKTPDEITSFSEKFQIKKSKYQNLIYSSKMSAKVDNTALQDGYQLYHHNFFFDLKGNWTVVQQGMNQTNGMARRYHWSGQNLEEFTVEPHTAICCNQRDEALNLTDKKSIENKNFSVELTTNAKTTWKNLKEVEELNLPRHHWVNSKEKYTTKYLEHILGELEEKKPRNFEEMLATQGVGPKTIRALSLVGELIYGKKPSYEDPARYSFAHGGKDGIPFPVEKKIYDQSIEILRKGINKAKIERSEKKQAFRRLGI
- the thiI gene encoding tRNA uracil 4-sulfurtransferase ThiI, producing MKGYLIHYGEIGIKGENRPFFENKLVKNITKVTGNLGLKQKPIKKLYGRYFLETSKQASSKLEAKIETRLARTFGIANFSPALLVDRDIDKLKEVVWEEVKKRQPFKTFRIRASRVDKSYHLTSREIEFKVGGYAKEKSGAEVDLETGDVTCYIEILSKKALIYFEKLNGPGGLPVTTAGKVVTLLSGGIDSPVAAWQIAKRGAKNVFVHFHSYPQTNKASQEVVQALAKELTKWQLNSHLYMVPLLDIQKEIVAQCPKKLRVLLYRRMMIRLAEFITKNESAKALVTGESLGQVASQTLENIHAVNSVATLPILRPLIGMDKQDIVNKAKEIKTYEISIRPYQDCCSLFVPDYPETRAKTTELEKAESILNTKSLIKKALENTKKETFNYPN